AAAACTGCTCTACATAAGCACCTAAATGCTTTTGTTTGTGTGCTTTTTCGTTTAATTCTTTTTTTAGATTTTCTAATTCTTCATTTGAAAATTTCAAAGCTTGTTTTAAAGTTATCATTATTTATCCTTAAATTTTTTAACCAAATAAAATAAAAACAGCGTAATAAATAAAAAACAAAATAAAGTAATCACTACCACACTAAAAGGTAAAGCTTGTTCAAACATTTTTTGCTTTTTCCACGCTATTACATCTTGGGCATAAACATTCTTCTTCTTTTGCTAAAAATTTCCAACATCTTGGGCATTTATGCAATGAAGAACGCACGATTTTAAAACTATGTTCACCTATTTTAAATTCACTCAAAGCTTTTTTATCATCTAAACTTTCAACCAAACTTACCATAAACCAATCTGCTACTTCTTCTATATCTTCGCTTAAAAGCTCATTTGCACTAGTTTGTAAAGATAGCTCTAAAGTTGATTTAATAAGTTTTTCTTTTTTCAAAACATCTATAAGTTCAAAGAATTTTTCTCTTGATTTGATAAATAATTCATCTTCAATCTCAAATTCATAATCAAAACCATCTTTTAACACCAAATCAAACACATCTTTAGCATTTTCTTTTATAAGCGCATTTGCATGTTCTAAAGCCTCATCTATGGTATAAGTAAGACTTGGAGCTAAAAGAGTAAAAAGTTTTCTAGCTATTAAAACCATTGCACTTTGAGCACTTGTTCTTTTTGTATCATCCTTGCCATTGCAATATAATCTGTCTTTGCAAATGTCTAAATAAATTCCACTTAAATCCGCACTTAAAAAGTTCAAAAGCACGCTAAAACCTTTTGCAAATTCATATTTTTTGAAGGCATTTTCGCACGCATCAAAAGCTAATTTTGCACGCATTAAAATCCACTTATCTAAAAGTGTGAAATTTTTTGTTTCTAAAAATTCTATATCGTTAGTGTTTGCAAGTAAAAATCTTATGGTATTTCTTATCTTTCTATATTGCTCGCTAACTTGTTTTAAGATATTATCTGAAATTTTTAAATCACTTGAATAATCACTAAGCATAATCCAAAGTCTTAAAATTTCCACTCCATAATTTTTAGCAACATTTTGAGGTAAAATCACATTGCCTTTGGATTTACTCATTTTTTGCCCCTTCTCATCAACGGTAAATCCATGAGTAAGTATATTTTTATATGGGGTTTTGTGATTAATCGCAGTAGAAATTAAAAGTGAGCTTTGAAACCACCCACGATGCTGATCGCTTCCTTCAAGATACATCGAAGCTTGGTATTCTCCTGCATCATATCTTGCTGAGCTTAACACTGCTTCCCAAGTGCTACCGCTATCAAACCAAACATCTAAAATATCATAAACTTTTTCTAAGTTATTTGGATCATATTTGCTATTTGGTGGCAATAAATCTTTTATTTCTAAATCCCACCAAGCATCAGCTCCGTTTGCTTCAAAAATTCCTACTATGTGGTTTAAAACATCATCATCAAAAATTACTTCTTTGGTGGTTTTATCTCTAAAAAATGCTATAGGCACGCCCCAATCTCTTTGTCTTGATATACACCAATCAGGACGATTTTCTATCATAGAGCTAAGGCGTTTAATGCCACTTTCTGGATAAAATTTTACATTATTTAATTGCTCTAATGCTAATTCTCTTAAAGATTTTCCATCTAGTTTTTTCTCATCCATTAAGATAAACCATTGCTTTGTAGCTCTATAAATAACCGGTTTATGTGTCCTCCAACAAAATGGATAAGAATGTATAAATTTAGAACTTTCAAGCAAAGCTCCGCCAAGTAGTTCTAAAATACGCTCATTTGCTTTAAAAATATGAAGTCCTATAAATTCATTTAGCAAATGCTCTGGTAAAAGCCCTTTAGCTCTTAGCGTTTCATCATAGCACCCACCATCATCTACTGGCATAATCACTTCAATGCCATATCTCAAACACGCATAATAATCATCCTCACCATGCCCTGGTGCAGTATGAACAAGCCCTGTTCCACCTTCCATTAAAACATGATCGCCTAAAATTAAAGTGGATTTTCTTTGATTAAGCGGATTAATAGCACTTAAATTTTCAAATTCAAAGCCTAAAAGTTCTTTTTGAATTTCACCTTGAGTGAAGCCTTTGTTTATCATCGCTTCAAGTAAAGCTTTAGCAAAGATAAAGCCTTCTTTAGTGATAACATATTTTTCATTTGCATTTAAAGCTATGGCTTGATTTGCAGGTAAAGTCCAAGGTGTAGTAGTCCAAATAACTGCTTTTGCTTTTTTTACTCCTAGTTTTTCAAGGGAAGTTTTATCAAGCTCAAATGCCACAAAAATAGAATAATCTTCTTTATCCTCATACTCTACTTCAGCTTCTGCTAATGCGCTCTTAGCAGCCCAGCTCCAAAAAACTGGCTTGCTTCTTTCTAGCAAAAGTCCTTTTTTAGCGATTTTACATAAGGCTTTGTAAATATCTGCTTCAAAAGCATTTTTCATAGTCAAATACGGCTCATCCCAATCAGCAATCACCCCTAAAGACTTAAATTCATCTCTTTGGATATTTACAAATTCTCTCGCATGCTCCCTACAAAATTCACGAATTTCTTTTTTACTCAAACTTTGTTTTTTTTCTTTTAGTTTTACTTCAACTTGTTGTTCTATAGGCAAACCATGGCAGTCCCAACCTGGAGTAAAACGCACTTTTTTGCCTTGAAAATAATGCGTTTTTATAATGATATCTTTTAAAATTTTATTTAAAGCATGGCCGATGTGTAAGTGCCCATTAGCATATGGTGGGCCATCATGCAAAGTAAAACTTTCGCTAGCACTTTGTCTTTTTTGTTTCATTTTTTCATAAGCATAGTTATTTTCAAACCACTTATTAAAGCGTTTTGGCTCAAGCTCTGCTAAATTCGCACGCATTGGAAAAGTTGTATTAGGAAGCAATAGCGTATCTTTATAATCCATATTCATCCACCTTGAAAAATTAAAATGGTAAATTCTACTTAAAATACTTTTAATTTGCACTTATTTTTTTGTTATAATCGCAAGAAAAAAAGGAAAATCATGAAACATTTAATCATCATCATAGGCAATGAACTCATCGTTAATGAAAATTATATGCGTTATATTCATGAAGAATACAAAAAACGATTTTTAGAACTACATGAACTTAAATTTATAAACAAGCCTGATAAAGATCTTCCTTTTTTGCTTGAAAAATTGTCTTTAGAATACACTTATATAACTATTTTTAGCATAAATGAGTATTATGCAACGATTGCAAAGATTATAGCAACCTTAAATGATGATGTTTTAGTTTTAGAAAATGAAACTTTAGTTCCATCAAAATCCATTTATACCAAAAATAGCTTTGTAAGTGAGTTTGAACAATGTCATATAAATTTGTTAAATGTTAGTATTAATTTAAAATTACCTCAAATTTTAAACAAACCTGAGATAAATTACACTTATTTTTGCTTATTAGATATTGATGAAATGAGTGCAAATATTTTACTAGATACCCTAACTAAATCTTTTGAAATTCAAACAAGTTCTAGTGCTTTGCTTGAGAATTTAATCTGCATTAGAGCAAGTGCGACACAATATGGTAAATTAGAAGGTTTTTTAAAAGGTGTTTTTAAACTTTTTGAAGGAAAAGTATTTTTAGATAACAACCCCATAAAATTCATCACAAAAAAGCTTTTAGATAAAAATTTAAAAATTTCTTTTGCAGAAAGCTGTACTGGTGGTTTATGTGCTTCAAAGCTGACTGAAATTTCTGGGGTTTCAAGCATTTTTGAAGGTTCATTGATAACTTATTCAAACCGCTTAAAAAATTCTTGGCTAGGTGTAAGCAATGATACCTTAGAAAGTGTGAGTGAGTATTCTGATCGTTGTATATACTTTATGTTAAAAGGGGTTTTTAAAACTACAAATTGTGATTTTGCATTAGCAATTAGTGGTGTAGCTGGAGAAGATGATGATAAAAACACAAAAGCAGGGACTATTTATATAGGAGCTATGTATAAAGATGGGACTTTTTTACAAGAATGCATTCATATACAAGGAGCAAGAAATTATATAAGAGAACAAGCTTGCTTAGCTGCATATAGCCTAATGCTAAGACTAAAACCTGAAATTTTCTTTGGAATTTAGCGTAGCCAAATTTAATTTGGCTACATGTGTATTTAATAACTTCCAACCACACAAGGATTCATAGTTTTAAAATTATCACTTACTATACAAGTTCTAGCTCTTTGAGTTAGTGCTGCTTCGTCTATCTCTTGGGTTTCTTCTTCTTCGTATTTAAAAGTAGGTGTTTGTTTTTGTGAGCTAGCTATTTGGCGTGATAGTTTTTGATAATCATCATTTTCAATACCACTAGAATTGTTTAATTTTTCTAAATTAGGTATTGTTAAAGCTATATTATCAAATTTGCCTATTATGTTAAATTGTTGATTTGATTTATCACTAGCTTGTTTTTGCCAAGTTTCTAGTTTTATTTGATTATTAGCTATAGTAGTGGCTAATTCTCCACTAAGATTGCTTAATCTATCTACTTCAGCTTTTAAAGAAGCTAAAGTTGCTTCATTTTTTATACTTGGATTTTCATTGATTTTTTTAACATAATCATTATATTTAGTTATGGCTATTTTAAGTTGCTCTTGTATGGTTTTTAATTGAGCTAAGGCATTATTAGAAGAATCAACTAAAGGTTTTAATTTATCATTGATAAATGCTAAAAGATTTGCTTTGTTAATAGCAAATTGGTTAAATTTAACATAAGTATTTTTATATTCTTGACTAATTCCTTCTAGTATTTCTTTCATACCTTTTTGACCATATAAAGCTTCTAAGAAAGATATGCTTTGCTTTAATTCTTCACTTAATCCTTGAATTTTAAAATCTTTTATATCAATCCAATACTTACCACTTAATATCTCACCTAGCCATTTGTTTAAATCATTTGCACTAATTACATCATCACTTGCTAAGATAACATCGCTATCACTTGGTTTATTTGGATTATCAGGGGTGGTAGGTTTTTCTATAGTGTCTGCTTTAGATAAAAAGTCTTTATATACACTTTCTTGAGTTTCATCTGTGTAAGTGTGGATATTGATTTTATTTTGGATATAGCCGTTTTGGTTAAAATCATTTTCATAACTTTGATCAGCTGTTGCATTAGCTAAATCATTTTCATAGTGATAAATATGAACATTCTTAAGTGCATTTGGTCTTCCTATTGGGCTTAATTTTCCAAAATAAAAACTACTAAAACCATTTTGGCCGATTGTATAACCTTTATCAAAATATATATATACATTTTCTAAATAATTACCTGTGTATAAAGTACCAGCAAAACTACCTATACTTACATAATTACTCCAATAATTATAACCAACCGAAGCGTAAATACTTCCTATTCCACTTATTGTTATATTTTTAAATACATTTGGTGCTCCTCCAGGGTCGTTGCTACCTACAGGATAATTATCCACTCTTCCGCCAAAACCTCCTATCCATGCAGTATATAATTGTTCAGCCTTGCTATCTACTTTTATGCTTTTTATGTTTTTTATACTTATATTGTTAAAATTACTTGATGTTATATATCCTGCAAATCCACCAACACCTATAGCATTTTCACCAGCAGCAAGCAAATCGCCAATATTTGAGATATTTATATTGTAAAAATTTGCATTATCAGTTCTATATGCCATAGAACCTATATATCTAGGAATTCCATTTGTATAATCAAAATTTATTGTATTTATATTTAAATTTCCTATATTAGCTAGTTGTATAACTCCAAATAAACCACCTTCATTTCCATCGATAAGAAGGTTAGATAAAGTATAACCTTGTCCATCAAGAGTTTTATTAAAAAAAGCACCATTGATACCTATAGGATCCATTAGTTTGTTATCAAAATTGATATTACCTACTAATTTAAATTCATCTATACTTCTAGTATCACCCAAACCTTCATTCCAACCTTTTATAAGATATCGCCATTCTATAGCATTAGCTTTTTCATTTTCCATATTGCCTATAGTTAGAGCTTTTTTGAAATTAGAAGAAATTCCATTATGGGTAACATTGGTATTATCTGTGTAATTTACTTTATTTATATTCACATTGTTACCAAATCTATAACCATCATTTGCAAAATTTATCATTTTTCTTTGTATATAGCCATCTTTTTTGGCTGTTACATTGATAATAGAATTTAAATTTGCACTATCTGCATCTATATATACATAATTGCCTACTAAGTGTGTTTTAGAATTAGCATTGCCTAATTTACCACCTTGTATATCTACCTTATGTCCTATAAGCAATACATCGTTTGCATTGATATTACCCATATTTACTACGCTACCTGCTTTTTGTGGTTTAAATACAGGAGAAAAAGTTGCACCTTGTTCAAAGGTTTTCATATTAGCAAATTTATTCATATCCTCATTACTCATCGATGAAGTAGAAGCTACAAAGCGATTAGCATTGATATTACCTGTTTTAGTAATGATTACTCCATTAGGATTGATTAAAAATACATTATTACCACTTGCATTTAATACACCTGCTATGGTAGATTTATTTGTTCCATGAGCTATGTTTAAATAGTTTTTGCTATTACCACCAAAATTTACACTTTCACCTTTATTTATATTAAAACCACCACCCCATTGGATAACAGAATTAACTTTATTACCATTTATATGCATATTATTACCACTGACATTTATAGTTCCACTTGTGCCATGAGTAAATTTACCACCACTTGGTAGGGCAAATGCAGGTGAAAAAAGCAATGAAGCAACTATACTTGAAAGTAAGATGTGATTAGTTAGTTTTTTAGAAGGAGTTAAATCAAAATTATTCGATCCCCCCCCCCGTGGAGAAAATACTGCCATAATAAATCCTTTGTTTGAAAAAATTTATGTATGTTAATATTATATTTATAAAAAAATACTTAAGTTAATGGAATTTAATTTAAAAAATAACTATTCAATAATACTCAGAAAGTTTTTCTTTCTGAGTATGTATTTAATAACTTCCAACCACACAAGGATTCATAGTTTTAAAATTATCACTTACTATACAAGTTCTAGCTCTTTGAGTAATAGCTGCTTCTTCTATTTCTTGGGTTTCTTCTTCTTCGTATTTAAAAGTAGGTGTTTGTTTTTGTGAGCTAGCTATTTGGCGTGATAGTTTTTGATAATCATCATTTTCAACACCACCACCTTGGGTTGGTTTGTCTACATTAGGGGTATTTATTAAAGATGTATTGAATTTTCCTATTACTATAACTTTATTGTTATTGTTTTTATCTTTAAAAATTTGAAGATTATTTTCTTGTATAGATAATTTAGCATAAAGTAGTTTTGCTTCTTTGTCTAGTTCTTTTATATTATTTTTTATAGCTATAAAAGCAGGATCATTTTCATTTTTTATACCTTTGTCTATTAAGGTTAAAAAATCATTATAAGCTTTTATAAATCTTTTAAGTTTAGCTTGATTTTGTTCTAATTGTTTTTCTATATCTAAACCCAAAGAAACTACTTCTTTATTTAGTTTGTCTAATTTAGTATGCCATAAGTTTTTGTTTTTGTTAAAGTCTTTGATTTTATCATCTGCTTTTTTAAAGGATTGCTCAAAATCTTTTTTTGCAGTATTTTCAAATTGAGCTTTATTTATATCATGATCTTTATAAGTATTTAAAAAACTTAAACTTTGCAATAAAGCTCTAGCATCATTTTCTTTAACACCTAAATAAGCTGTGATAAATTTAACTTGTTCATCTTCTGTTTTATTGGCTAAAGTTTTATATTCTTTTAGCAATTTATCTAATAATCTAATATTGATAACATATTTAATCTTATCAATATCTTTAATAATATAATCATTCCATACTGCATTAGAGATTAAATCATCTTTATTTAGAGTAGGTTTTTCATTAAGAATTAAATCTAGATTAGGAAGGATTGATTGGTTTGAGTTTTGAGGTAGTTCTGGACTTGTGATATTTGGTTTTTTTATGTCTGGTTTTGCAAGATTATATTCGCTTTTAAACTCTTGGTAGGTTTTATCTTTGTTATCATCACCATATATATGAGTAGTAAAATTATTTGTATTTATATTACTCATGATATCTTTAAAATCTTTTTCATGATGATAGATGTGAATGTTAGACATATTATCAGTGATTTTATCACTAAATTTGTATATTTTAACATTGTTATTTGTAAATGTTGTATTTGGATGAAAATAAACATGAATCTTGTTAAATTTAAATCTTCTATCACTATCATAATAACTTGGAGCAAAACCATAAATTGCTGAATTTTGCGTGGTAGGGTTTTTAATGCTAATGTTATTTATACCATCTATAAAAATATCATTAAACTCTATTTTTCCATATATATGATTATAACTTCTATGAAAATCAGCAACAAATCCTGCTATATTTGCAGATCTAAAATGTTCATCTCCATTTATATTGTGTTTAATATCATGTATATTTTTTATTATTATATTTTCAAATTTTCCACCTACTTCTCCTATGGTTATTCCTCCAGAAAAACCTCCAATCAAAAATCTATTACCACTAGTAGTAATATTTCCTATATTATTCAAATAAATATTTTTATACAAATTCGTATCATTATGCTTAATATAAATATTTCCAGCAAAACCCCCAATAGAGCCATATCTTCCATTTGCATTAATACCATTAATATTATCTAAATATATATTTTCATATTTACCCTCTTCAATATTTCCAGCAAAGCCTCCAATTTTCATACTTGCATATGAATACTCACTTTGTTCAATATGGAATAAATTTATATTATTAATGTTTTTTAAAGAAATATTATTAAATCTTGGAGGATTAATTTCACTAAGATATGTTTGCCCTATACTTCCAGCAAAGCCTCCAAATAGAATTCCTTTATCTGTCAACCAAGATGTATCACTTGAAACAGTTGCTTGAATTTTAATACCACTAATATCATTAAGAAGTATATTTTTAAAATCTCCTAAGTCGATACTTCCAGCAAAGCCTCCCAAATAAGCTATAGCCCTATAATTACCATATAAAGTCATATTTAAATTTTTTATATCATTTAATGCAATTTTATTAAATACCCCATTAGTTATCACTCCAGCAAAGCCTCCTAAAGAAGATTCTATAGAATTTTCTTTATCATTTTTATCATGAGTTAAACCATGTATAGTTTTTAAATTTATATCTTCAAAACTACCACCATCAATGCGTCCTGCAAAGCCTCCTATGTTTGCTTCAGAAAAACTCCAAAAATATTTTTCATCATATGAAGGTTTGCTTCGAGTAGCTTTAAAATTTATATTTTTAATATTATTTAAAGATATATTTGAAAAATTTCCATTTGCTATATATCCAGCAAAGCCACCTAAACCGATAAAATACTCGCTTATATATGCACCACCATATATAGGTTTGTGAATTTCACTTTCTCTAATACTTAAATTTTCCACATTTTTTAAAGAAATTCCATCAACAAAACCAAAAATAGAACCAGCAAAACCACCTACTCCATAGGCATAGTGTTTCCAATAAGCATCTATTTCATCTGGTATATCAACAATAGCACTATGTTTCACATCAAAATTTTTTATATTTTCTAAGGTGATATTTCTAAATATACCATTAGCATCTCCAGCAAAGCCACCTGTTCCATAAGTAGTAATATATCCAGAATCAACTACAACTTTGACATCATTTTTTAAACTAGTTAAATTCTTTAAACTAGCTCTATCTACAAAGCCATCTAAATAACCAGCAAATCCTCCAACATATTCATTTTTAGCATTAATGCCACCACCACTATAATCTACATTAATATTTGTAAAGCTTGCTTCTTTAGTTGCACCAAATATACCAACATAATGTTTTTTAGAATCATTATTTGTTAAATTTGCTGTATCTATATACATACCTTTTAATACAAAACCTTGTCCATCAAAGTTTTTAGTAAAGGCATTATCTTTGGTATTGCCTACTATCATGGAAGAACAACCAAGTCCATCTATGCAATAATTTGCATAATTTTTACCAGCAAAATTTATATTAGAAACTAATTTATATTCATTTGCAGTAGTTCTAAAACCATTTTTATTTTCATTCCAACCTTTAGCAAAATGCCACCAGTCTTCTGTATTGGCTATAGAAACAAAATGTGCTTTTTTAAAGTTCTTATCATTGTGCTTATATCCCCCATATGAAGGTGTAGAATATTTTAAAAATATATTTAATGCTTCAGGGTTATAATAATACCCAGTAGCACTTAAATATATAGAACCTTTATTTTTAGCTGTGATATTTAATTTATTATTTTTGTTTATATTAGCTACATCAACATATACTTCATTTCCAACTAAATGTGTATTTTTGGAATTAACTTGGTTTAAATATAATTTTCCTTTATCATTACCTGCACTTGCATGCAATAAAACCTTATTGCCTATAAGCAATACATCATTTGCATTGATATTACCCATATTTACTACATTGCCAAGTTTATTTGCTTTAAATACAGGAGAAAAACTTCCAGCTTGTTCTTGTGATAAATTTGCAAATTTCCACATATCATCACTACTCATCGATGAAGTAGAAGCTACAAAGCGATTAGCATTGATATTACCTGTTTTAGTAATGATTACTCCATTAGGATTGATTAAAAATACATTATTATCTTTTGCATTTAATACACCTGCTATGGTAGATTTATTTGTTCCATGAGCTATGTTTAAGTAGTTTTTACTATTACCACCAAAATTTACACTTTCACCTTTATTTATATTAAAACCACCACCCCATTGGATAACAGAATTAACTTTATTACCATTTATATGCATATTATTACCACTAACATTTATAGTTCCACTTGTGCCATGAGTAAATTTACCACCACTTGGTAAGGCAAATGCAGGTGAAAAAAGTAATGAAGCAACTATACTTGAAAGTAAGATGTGATTAGTTAGTTTTTTAGAAGGAGTTAAATCAAAATTATTCGATCCCCCCCCCCGTGGAGAAAATACTGCCATAATAAATCCTTTGTTTGAAAAAATTTATGTATGTTAATATTATATTTATAAAAAAATACTTAAGTTAATGGAATTTAATTTAAAAAATAACTACTCAATAATACTCAGAAAGTTTTTCTTTCTGAGTATGTATTTAATAGCCTCCAACCACACAAGGATTCATAGTTTTAAAATTATCACTTACTATACAAGTTCTAGCTCTTTGAGTAATAGCTGCTTCTTCTATCTCATGCTCTTCTTCCTCTTCTTCTAAGCTTTCATCACCTATTAAATTTAAAGACGCAGTTTGTTCAAATTCTAAATCAATCTCAGGGAGTTCAGGTTTATTAGGATCTTCTCCTTCTCCTCCATCGCCTTTGATTTGATCTAACTTGGGATTAGTATTTAATACCACATTAGCAAAAGCACCAATTACTTTGAAATTTTCTGTATTATTTTTGTTTTGCCAAGTAGATAGTTCATTTTGCTTGGTATTGATTAAAATCGCTAAATCTTGGCTGTCTTTCATTAAGGTATCTATTTTGTTTTTTAATATAACAAATTCTGGGTCGTTTTTATGTGCTAAGCCTTTATTGATTAAAACTACATATTTATTGTAAGCTTTAATAACTACATCAAGCTCATTTTGCTTAGCAATAAGATCTTTTAAAAATCCTTTTGATTCATTTGCTAAAGATTTTAATTCATCATTAAGCTGATTGATTTTATCTTTGATATTTTTAGTTGTATTATTTACTTGTTTTAATATACTTTCTTTTGTGCTAAAACCATTTCCTTTGAATTTATCATTTGAAGCAGTGCTTAAACCATTTTTTTCATAAGCTAAAAGAAAATCTAAACTTTGAACTACTTCTAAAGCTTTTGTTTTATCACCACTTAAAAAGTATTTAGCTACAAATTCAACCTTTTGTTCTTCACCCATATTAGAATAATTTGCTTTATCTTCTAGCATTTTCAATAAATCACTTATATGTAATTTATATTTTCCATTAGTGATATTAGCAATTATTTCTTTTTTAATCATTTCTTGAAGCAAATCATTTTCATCAAGTTTTACTTCGTTAGGATTATTTCCGCCTTCACCTATGGTGGTAAAGATAGGATCTGTTAGTTTAAAATCTGTGGTAGTTTGAAAAGAATTAGAGGTTTTATCATATTGCAATCCTGTAGCTGTTTGAGCGGAGGCGATAAAGTTATCATATTGATTTTGTAAAAAATTTACATTGTTTTGATATTTTCCACTATCTACTTTATCATAAGCTGAAAACAAATCCTTATCATAATAGACATTAACATTTTTAAAAATAACATTATTATCAGAAAAAGCGGTATTGCTCTCGTTATTATATATAAAAGCTGTTTGAAATCTCAAATCATCTCTATAATCATTGCTTATAGTTAATCCTTTTAAAGATATAAAAATATTTTCTAAAGTGGCATTTTTAGCATCTATCGCAAAAACACCCATATATCCATAATAAGGATCTCCATATCCACCACTTGTATATCCATCATATTTTATATTACTTATATCATGAATGATAATACTTTTAAAATTTGAATTTCCTGGTGTATAACTTTTACCTATCATCCCAGCAAACAACCCAAAACGAGAATTTTTTATATCTATATTTTTTACATTACTTATAGAAATATTTTCGTATTTTCCTTTAGAAATTTCTCCAGCAAAAAGACCATAATATTGATTTCCAACAAATTTAATTAAATCTATATCATTTAATTTGATATTTTTAAATTCTCCATTTTCTATAATGCCTATAAATCCGCCTGAACTATCATGGCCTCTAGTGGCTGAAATTTCCCCTATATTATTTAAGGTAATATTTTCGTATTTTCCATTATCTGATCTTGCTATAAATCCTCCCACTGCTTGTTCTGCTGTTATTTTTCTAATATCATCAAGTAAAATATTTTTAAATAATACTTCTTTTGTTTTATGTCCCCAAAAATTAGCTATAAATCCTCCAGTCCAAGTCCAATTACCACCTATTGCATCATAATCTGTTAATTTGATATTTTCAAAAATCATTTTTTCTACATTAGGAGCCAAGCTACCAGCTTGTCCAGCCATGCCAGCAAATCCACCTGAAGCCGTTCCGTAAATAATTCCTACATTATTTATACTAATGTCTTTAAAAATACCAGCACTAAGACTTCCAGTAAATGCACCCGCACCTACTACAGAATAACCATTAGCATAAACTTTTTCTATGCCATCTATGCTAATTCTTTCATAATTTCCAACATTTGCACCTCTAATAAGCCCTATAAAGCCTCCAGCATAGTTATTAGTCGCATATACTTCTTTTATATTTTTCATACTAATATCATAAAAACTTCCACCATCTGAAGCTCCAGCTATAGTTCCAGTAGCTCTTTGGCCTTTTGTAGCGATATTTTCAACTTTTAAGTTTTTAACAACACCGCCATTTCC
The genomic region above belongs to Campylobacter peloridis LMG 23910 and contains:
- a CDS encoding filamentous hemagglutinin N-terminal domain-containing protein; its protein translation is MAVFSPRGGGSNNFDLTPSKKLTNHILLSSIVASLLFSPAFALPSGGKFTHGTSGTINVSGNNMHINGNKVNSVIQWGGGFNINKGESVNFGGNSKNYLNIAHGTNKSTIAGVLNASGNNVFLINPNGVIITKTGNINANRFVASTSSMSNEDMNKFANMKTFEQGATFSPVFKPQKAGSVVNMGNINANDVLLIGHKVDIQGGKLGNANSKTHLVGNYVYIDADSANLNSIINVTAKKDGYIQRKMINFANDGYRFGNNVNINKVNYTDNTNVTHNGISSNFKKALTIGNMENEKANAIEWRYLIKGWNEGLGDTRSIDEFKLVGNINFDNKLMDPIGINGAFFNKTLDGQGYTLSNLLIDGNEGGLFGVIQLANIGNLNINTINFDYTNGIPRYIGSMAYRTDNANFYNINISNIGDLLAAGENAIGVGGFAGYITSSNFNNISIKNIKSIKVDSKAEQLYTAWIGGFGGRVDNYPVGSNDPGGAPNVFKNITISGIGSIYASVGYNYWSNYVSIGSFAGTLYTGNYLENVYIYFDKGYTIGQNGFSSFYFGKLSPIGRPNALKNVHIYHYENDLANATADQSYENDFNQNGYIQNKINIHTYTDETQESVYKDFLSKADTIEKPTTPDNPNKPSDSDVILASDDVISANDLNKWLGEILSGKYWIDIKDFKIQGLSEELKQSISFLEALYGQKGMKEILEGISQEYKNTYVKFNQFAINKANLLAFINDKLKPLVDSSNNALAQLKTIQEQLKIAITKYNDYVKKINENPSIKNEATLASLKAEVDRLSNLSGELATTIANNQIKLETWQKQASDKSNQQFNIIGKFDNIALTIPNLEKLNNSSGIENDDYQKLSRQIASSQKQTPTFKYEEEETQEIDEAALTQRARTCIVSDNFKTMNPCVVGSY
- the ileS gene encoding isoleucine--tRNA ligase, translated to MDYKDTLLLPNTTFPMRANLAELEPKRFNKWFENNYAYEKMKQKRQSASESFTLHDGPPYANGHLHIGHALNKILKDIIIKTHYFQGKKVRFTPGWDCHGLPIEQQVEVKLKEKKQSLSKKEIREFCREHAREFVNIQRDEFKSLGVIADWDEPYLTMKNAFEADIYKALCKIAKKGLLLERSKPVFWSWAAKSALAEAEVEYEDKEDYSIFVAFELDKTSLEKLGVKKAKAVIWTTTPWTLPANQAIALNANEKYVITKEGFIFAKALLEAMINKGFTQGEIQKELLGFEFENLSAINPLNQRKSTLILGDHVLMEGGTGLVHTAPGHGEDDYYACLRYGIEVIMPVDDGGCYDETLRAKGLLPEHLLNEFIGLHIFKANERILELLGGALLESSKFIHSYPFCWRTHKPVIYRATKQWFILMDEKKLDGKSLRELALEQLNNVKFYPESGIKRLSSMIENRPDWCISRQRDWGVPIAFFRDKTTKEVIFDDDVLNHIVGIFEANGADAWWDLEIKDLLPPNSKYDPNNLEKVYDILDVWFDSGSTWEAVLSSARYDAGEYQASMYLEGSDQHRGWFQSSLLISTAINHKTPYKNILTHGFTVDEKGQKMSKSKGNVILPQNVAKNYGVEILRLWIMLSDYSSDLKISDNILKQVSEQYRKIRNTIRFLLANTNDIEFLETKNFTLLDKWILMRAKLAFDACENAFKKYEFAKGFSVLLNFLSADLSGIYLDICKDRLYCNGKDDTKRTSAQSAMVLIARKLFTLLAPSLTYTIDEALEHANALIKENAKDVFDLVLKDGFDYEFEIEDELFIKSREKFFELIDVLKKEKLIKSTLELSLQTSANELLSEDIEEVADWFMVSLVESLDDKKALSEFKIGEHSFKIVRSSLHKCPRCWKFLAKEEECLCPRCNSVEKAKNV
- a CDS encoding CinA family protein, whose translation is MKHLIIIIGNELIVNENYMRYIHEEYKKRFLELHELKFINKPDKDLPFLLEKLSLEYTYITIFSINEYYATIAKIIATLNDDVLVLENETLVPSKSIYTKNSFVSEFEQCHINLLNVSINLKLPQILNKPEINYTYFCLLDIDEMSANILLDTLTKSFEIQTSSSALLENLICIRASATQYGKLEGFLKGVFKLFEGKVFLDNNPIKFITKKLLDKNLKISFAESCTGGLCASKLTEISGVSSIFEGSLITYSNRLKNSWLGVSNDTLESVSEYSDRCIYFMLKGVFKTTNCDFALAISGVAGEDDDKNTKAGTIYIGAMYKDGTFLQECIHIQGARNYIREQACLAAYSLMLRLKPEIFFGI